The sequence CAGACGAGCGTACTCGGCTACTGTTTCTGCAATATCATGTCCAGCGAGAGTAACAATCTCTGCACCAAGCCGTTCAGCAAGTTCCATCGTTTCCCGCAGACATTTTTTCTCCGCTTTGGTCATATAATCATTTTCTTCGTTTTCAATATAAAGAGCAGTCCACGGTGCGCGGAAAGCCTCGGCAGTACGCGCTGTCCAGCGAATGAGTTTTGCAGACGAAGGCGATGTCCCAATACAAACGAGCCATTTGCTGCTTGCGCGTTTTTCTGGATAAATACCCGTTTGATCATATTCGTGGCTAATTCGGTCAGCCGCTTTTCGCATCGCAATTTCGCGCAAAAGCTTTAAGTTTTCTCTAGTAAAAAAGTTTTGCATAGCTGTTCGCGCACGTTCTGGTTGATAGATTTTCCCTTGTTCGAGCCGTTTTAAAAGCTCGTCTGGTTCAATATCAATTAATTTTACTCGGTCTGCTTCATCAAAAACATAATCAGGAATCGTTTCGCGCACGGCGACCTTAGTAATACCTTCAACGATATCATTCAAGCTTTCAATATGTTGCACATTAACAGTTGTATATACATCAATGCCTGCTTGGAGTAATTCTTCCACATCTTGGAAACGCTTCTTGTTTCGCACGCCTGCTGCATTCGTGTGTGCAAGTTCGTCTACCAAGATTAGTTCTGGTTTCCGTTTCAACGCTTCGTCCAAATCGAATTCTTTGAGCGCAATATTTTTGTGAGTGATTGCTTTAGGTGGAATAATCGGGATTCCTTCTAGCATTTTCAACGTTTCCTCGCGAGCATGAGGTTCAATATAACCCGCCACGACATCCACACCTGCAGCTAATTGATCTTTGGCGTCACTTAACATAGCATATGTTTTTCCAACACCTGCCGCAAAGCCAAAATATATTTTTAATTTACCCACGGATGAATCTGTTTCTTCTTGCAAATTCACCAGTAGCGCATCCGGACTTGGACGATTCGTTTCCATATACTCGCCTCCAACTTACATTTTCAATCTATCTAATGCCAAATTCACTTGTAATACGTTCACAGTTGGCTCACCCCAAAAACCTAACAATCGCTCATTTGTATGTTCTGCGATAATTTCTTTGACTTCTTTGGTGGAAATGCCTCGTTCTCTAGAAATTCGGTCTACTTGATATGCCGCAGCAGCCTCTGAAATATCCGGATCCACACCACTTGCTGAAGCTGTTACGAGATCCATCGGAATGACGCGATTATTTGTCGGATCTAGTTTATGCCACCAAGCAATTCGTTTTTCTACTAATTGTTTTTGTTCTTCGCTAGTAGGATTTAAGTTTGTCGCCGCTCCGTCACTTGCAGCCCGTCCAATCAAGTATTCAGGCTCGGTAAACGTTTGGCCAATTTCAGCAGAACCAACATTTCCGGTTGTACCATCTGCTCGTTTTTCTTCTATTATACTTCCATTTGCTTTGTCATGGAAAGCTACACCTGCAAAAACAGTGACAATACCTGGATAAATCACGCCACACACTAATGTCAAAAGTAGAAATCCTACTACTGCTGGCTTCCAAATTTGCATGAATCTTTTCATGTTTTCTCCCCCTTAAACGATTCCTAAAACAGTTAATAGCATATCAATCAATTTAATCGCGATAAATGGCGCAATCAGACCACCCAGACCATAAATCAACATATTTCGGCTCAGTAATTTCCCGGCCGGCATTTCACGATATTTCACGCCTTTTAAAGAAAGCGGAATAAGAACAATGATAATCACCACATTGTAAATAATCGCGGATAAAATCGCGCTCGTCGGGCTTGTTAATCCCATTAAATTTAGCGCTTCAAGTTGTGGAAAAATGCCGTAAAATAGCACCGGAATAATCGCAAAGTATTTCGCTAAGTCATTCGCAACACTAAATGTTGTCAGTGCACCACGCGTCATTAAAAGTTGTTTGCCAATCCGAACAATATCAATTAATTTGGTCGGACTAGAATCCAGATCAACCATATTCCCAGCTTCTTTTGCAGCTTGTGTTCCTGTATTCATCGCAACAGCTACATCCGCTTGTGCAAGAGCTGGCGCATCATTCGTCCCGTCTCCTGTCATCGCCACTAAATGACCTTCCCGTTGATATTCGCGAATTAATTCTAATTTTGCTTCTGGGGTTGCTTCTGCTAGAAAATCATCGACTCCTGCTTCCGCCGCAATGGCTGCCGCGGTCATTGGATTATCACCAGTAATCATAATTGTTTTAATACCCATTTTTCGTAAATCAAGAAAACGTTCTTTTACACCATTTTTCACGATATCTTTTAAATAAATGACGCCTAGCACTTGATTGTTGCGGACAACGACAAGTGGCGTACCTCCAGCACCGGCAACTTTGCTCACAATCGCATCACACTCTTTTGGGTACGTGCCGCCATTTGCTGTTACGTAAGCGTGAACCGCATCCGCTGCACCTTTTCGAATCGTATTTTCTTGATAGTCAATTCCGCTCATTCGCGTTGTTGCAGTAAAAGGAACAAATTCTGCGTGCATTTCAGCAAAATCTCGTCCGCGAATGTCGAACCGTTCTTTCGCCAATACAACGATACTCCTACCTTCCGCCGTTTCATCTGCAATCGAGGAAAGTTGAGCCGCATCTGCCAGCTCTTGTTCCGTCACACCATCTACTGGCAAAAATTCGCTTGCTTTCCGATTTCCCAGTGTAATCGTCCCAGTTTTATCGAGCAAAAGCACATCCACATCACCAGCCGCCTCAATCGCACGACCACTCATTGCTAAAACATTCGCTTGATTTAACCGGCTCATTCCAGCAATCCCAATCGACGAAAGCAGCGCACCAATCGTAGTTGGCGCCAAACAAACGAGCAAAGCAATCACATTCGTAATCGAAATTGCCGATCCTGCACCCGCCTGCTTACTCGCAAATTCAGTAAATGGTAAAAGTGTCGCTGAAACTGCCAGAAAAATAATCGAAAGCGTTACAAGTAAAATTTGTAAAGCAATCTCATTCGGCGTCTTTTTCCGTGAAGCACCTTCCACCATCGCAATCATTTTATCTA comes from Listeria monocytogenes and encodes:
- the kdpC gene encoding K(+)-transporting ATPase subunit C, with amino-acid sequence MKRFMQIWKPAVVGFLLLTLVCGVIYPGIVTVFAGVAFHDKANGSIIEEKRADGTTGNVGSAEIGQTFTEPEYLIGRAASDGAATNLNPTSEEQKQLVEKRIAWWHKLDPTNNRVIPMDLVTASASGVDPDISEAAAAYQVDRISRERGISTKEVKEIIAEHTNERLLGFWGEPTVNVLQVNLALDRLKM
- the kdpB gene encoding potassium-transporting ATPase subunit KdpB: MMEKGIWKDALIQSTKKLSPKLQVKNPVMLLVYVGAILATSLYFLGFFGISDEKSGYTLAIALILWFTVLFANFAEAIAEGRGRAQADSLKMARKDVLARKLKNIDDKTDVIEIASNDLKKGDIVYILANEQIPMDGEVIEGAASVDESAITGESAPVIRESGGDRSAVTGGTTLVSDWLVVRVTAVSGESFLDKMIAMVEGASRKKTPNEIALQILLVTLSIIFLAVSATLLPFTEFASKQAGAGSAISITNVIALLVCLAPTTIGALLSSIGIAGMSRLNQANVLAMSGRAIEAAGDVDVLLLDKTGTITLGNRKASEFLPVDGVTEQELADAAQLSSIADETAEGRSIVVLAKERFDIRGRDFAEMHAEFVPFTATTRMSGIDYQENTIRKGAADAVHAYVTANGGTYPKECDAIVSKVAGAGGTPLVVVRNNQVLGVIYLKDIVKNGVKERFLDLRKMGIKTIMITGDNPMTAAAIAAEAGVDDFLAEATPEAKLELIREYQREGHLVAMTGDGTNDAPALAQADVAVAMNTGTQAAKEAGNMVDLDSSPTKLIDIVRIGKQLLMTRGALTTFSVANDLAKYFAIIPVLFYGIFPQLEALNLMGLTSPTSAILSAIIYNVVIIIVLIPLSLKGVKYREMPAGKLLSRNMLIYGLGGLIAPFIAIKLIDMLLTVLGIV